Genomic segment of Dactylococcopsis salina PCC 8305:
GATTTTGGCTGGAATCCCTATTTTAAGACTGGAAGCAGGATTAGACCCCCTTCCTGTGGTGCGAGTGATGCCGAATACGAATGCAACGGTGGGCGCAAGTATGAGCGCGATCGCCCCTGGTTCGAGATTAAGAACAGAACAGTTGACCCTTGCGAAAACGATTCTCAGCACGATCGGGCAGGTGGTAGAAGTGTCAGAATCGGCAATGGACGCGGTAACAGGGGTGTCGGGTTCGGGTCCGGCGTATGTAGCACTGTTGATTGAATCTCTCGCTGATGGGGGAGTAAGTGCGGGTTTACCGCGCTCGATCGCCCAACAGTTGGCAATACAGACTGTTCTCGGAACCGCGACTCTCCTCCAAGAAGAACAAATTCATCCCGCACAACTCAAAGATCGGGTGACTAGCCCTGGTGGTACAACGATCGCGGGGGTGGCGGAGTTAGAAGCGTCAGGATTTCGATCGGCAATTATCAAAGCCGTACAAGCCGCACAAGCTCGATCGGCGGAATTAGGACATTAGAAAGGTTTACCCCTGTAAGATTTTCCGAATCACATCGCTAGTGGAAGTGGGAACTTCGATTTGAATCAATTGAATGCTCCCACCGTAGCTTTGTACCGTTTTCGCTTCTGGTAACGTCTCGATGGTATAGTCTCCCCCTTTGGCGTAGATATCTGGTTTCAGAGTTTGAATTAATTCCGTTGCGGTTGTTTCGGAAAAAATCACCACAGCATCCACAACCCTTAACGCCGCTAAAACTTCCGCCCGTTGACTTTCAGGAAGAATTGGACGCGGGGGAAAACCAGTTTTTTGAGGTTTAATCCGACTCACTGATAAATCACTATTGACTCCCACAACCAATGTTTTTCCTAACGATTTCGCTGTTTGTAAATAACGCAGATGACCCACGTGCAGCAAATCAAAACAACCGTTGGTTAAAACCAATGGTCGCCATTGTTCAGGGTTTTCCTTGATTTCGACCTCTAACGCCGCTAAAGTCGAATAAACCTTTGACATGATGAGTGATTGATTATTTTGACGAGACAACTGCTTAATTCTAATTGATAGTAATCCCCCCTAACCCCCCGATGATTGGGGGGAATCAGATAAAAAGTAGGTTGGGTGGAGAGAAGTGAAACCCAACACCAATTACAAGCAATGGCTCTGAACCTGATCTCAGAAGTGAGAAAAAGATTAAATTATACCATGTTGGAAAAGTCAAGTTGCATTAAAGCCCCCCAAACCCCCCAAGTCTGGGGGGCTTAAAGAGTCGATACTGTAGCGCCAGTTTTTCAAAATGGTATTAGTTCCCCCAATCTTGGGGGTTAGGGGGCTAAAACTATAAATCCGCCTCAGTAAAGACGACAGTTAACATAAATTAATATAAGATGGAACTTAAATTCACAAGCTAATAATTAATTAAGAATAACCATGCTGTTTTCGTTAGCCACCCAAGATTTAGGACAACAAACTCTTAATCGCATCGCAGAATTTGCGCTTTCTAGTCAACTGGATGAGTCAGATCAGCTAAGTGTTGATGTGAAAACTGATCCCAGTTTACTTGCTCAAGGAAAACTAGCATCTCTCACCATAGATGGCGAAGGGTTGGTGATGCAAAAAGATTTACGAATGCAGAAAATGGTGATTCAATTGGAGAATATTGCGGTTAGTCCGATTAAAGCCTTAACAGGAAATATTGAGTTAACAGAAACCAGTACAGGAAAAGCGGATATTGTTCTCACAGAAGCCGATATTAACCGCGCTTTTAATTCCCAAACTCTACAGGAACAAATGCAAAACTTGCAGATGCAAATTGATAATGATCCTGTAACTTTAGATGTTTTAGCCGTAGAATGTCATTTATTGCCACAGGGAGCGATCGGGATTAATGCTAAAATAAAAATTCGAGAAACTGAGGAGATTCAGCAAACTTATTTTACAACCATTCCTCGTGTTAGTGATGGCGGAAGAGGCGTTTCTCTTAATAATGTCAGTTATGCAGAAGGAAAAGAACTCTCGCCGAAGTTAACAGAAGCACTGTTAGAAAAAGCTAGAAGTATTCTGAATTTAAGTAACTTTGAAATGGATGGAATTAGTTTAGAAATTAACCAATTATTGGTCAAAAAAGGAGAACTAGATTTGAGCGCGATCGCGCAGATAACTAAATTTCCCAAACCGTAATCAATGAAGAAACTTTCCGTTAAAGTTAAACCCAATTCTAAACAGCAAAAAGTGGAAACGGGGGAGAATGGCGACTTAATTATTCGTCTTAAATCTCCTCCTGTAGAAGGGAAAGCGAACGCCGAATTGATTAAATTATTAGCGAAAACCTACGGCGTGAGAAAATCTCAAGTTAAAATTAAATCGGGATTAACTGCTAAAATCAAACAGGTAGAGATTGAGTAAAGAATGAATGCTAAAAAGTGACCATTTAATTCATCGACAAAATGGGGAGAGTATTATTCCCAAACAGTTGTTAGTGGAAGATACAAATGGCGCGATTACTTTAGCTAATGAATTGATTTCCTGTTTTGAACAATCCGTCGGAAAACCGCAAAAAGAACTCGATCGAGCGTTATCAGAAAAAGAAGCAGACAACACGGATTATCGGATTCAAAGAGGATTAGCACACCTTTTAAAAAATAATTTCTCCACCTTTGAAATCATTAGTCCTCTTGAACCACAAACCTTGCGTCAACGGGTATTTAGTAAAGCTGCCAATACCATCCCCACCCCTCATCACCGTCAAGCAACCTTAGAAACCCTCGCCAACGAACTCACCACAGAACTTAAACGCACCGTTTTCATCTCAGAAATTGAACAAGGACTTTACGCAGACTTACAAGAAAACCGCATCCTAACACAATTTGAAACTCCCGCACCAGAGACACTTCTCCATCGCTACAATCTCTCCCAAGTACAAGGCATTCTTTACCGCGCCACCTTAATTGAAATCAACGCCCACCGAAATGTTCCAGGACAATATAAACTTCTCTTTCGCTATCTCAAACTCTTTCAACTCATGGCTTATATCGAAGGAGACGCAGATCATGGGTTCACCATCACCATTGACGGACCCGCAAGTGTGTTTAAGTCCAGTACCCGTTACGGGTTAGCCTTAGCGAAGTTACTCCCCGCGTTACTCCATGTCAGTCGTTGGGAATTGAAAGTTATTATAGAACAGCGCGATCGATACAGTAAAGCCCTCAGACAAGGACGATTTAGCCTTGATAGTCATTGTGGGCTAGTCAGCCATTATCCGCCTGGAAAGCCCTACGATAGCCTGCTAGAAGAATCATTTGCCAAACGCTGGGAGAAAGAAAAAACGCAATGGCAACTAGAGAGAGAAGTTGACCTCATTCCCATTCCAGGAAGCGTAA
This window contains:
- the proC gene encoding pyrroline-5-carboxylate reductase, with protein sequence MSIRFGMIGGGVMGEAILSRLIKEKMYSPETVLVSEPSSDRREELAQRYQIEVTDSNRKVMQSASEVLLLAVKPQVLPRIEADWDGAKENIEHLPLLISILAGIPILRLEAGLDPLPVVRVMPNTNATVGASMSAIAPGSRLRTEQLTLAKTILSTIGQVVEVSESAMDAVTGVSGSGPAYVALLIESLADGGVSAGLPRSIAQQLAIQTVLGTATLLQEEQIHPAQLKDRVTSPGGTTIAGVAELEASGFRSAIIKAVQAAQARSAELGH
- the rfaE2 gene encoding D-glycero-beta-D-manno-heptose 1-phosphate adenylyltransferase; the protein is MSKVYSTLAALEVEIKENPEQWRPLVLTNGCFDLLHVGHLRYLQTAKSLGKTLVVGVNSDLSVSRIKPQKTGFPPRPILPESQRAEVLAALRVVDAVVIFSETTATELIQTLKPDIYAKGGDYTIETLPEAKTVQSYGGSIQLIQIEVPTSTSDVIRKILQG
- a CDS encoding LmeA family phospholipid-binding protein is translated as MLFSLATQDLGQQTLNRIAEFALSSQLDESDQLSVDVKTDPSLLAQGKLASLTIDGEGLVMQKDLRMQKMVIQLENIAVSPIKALTGNIELTETSTGKADIVLTEADINRAFNSQTLQEQMQNLQMQIDNDPVTLDVLAVECHLLPQGAIGINAKIKIRETEEIQQTYFTTIPRVSDGGRGVSLNNVSYAEGKELSPKLTEALLEKARSILNLSNFEMDGISLEINQLLVKKGELDLSAIAQITKFPKP
- a CDS encoding DUF167 domain-containing protein; the protein is MKKLSVKVKPNSKQQKVETGENGDLIIRLKSPPVEGKANAELIKLLAKTYGVRKSQVKIKSGLTAKIKQVEIE
- a CDS encoding DUF790 family protein; this encodes MLKSDHLIHRQNGESIIPKQLLVEDTNGAITLANELISCFEQSVGKPQKELDRALSEKEADNTDYRIQRGLAHLLKNNFSTFEIISPLEPQTLRQRVFSKAANTIPTPHHRQATLETLANELTTELKRTVFISEIEQGLYADLQENRILTQFETPAPETLLHRYNLSQVQGILYRATLIEINAHRNVPGQYKLLFRYLKLFQLMAYIEGDADHGFTITIDGPASVFKSSTRYGLALAKLLPALLHVSRWELKVIIEQRDRYSKALRQGRFSLDSHCGLVSHYPPGKPYDSLLEESFAKRWEKEKTQWQLEREVDLIPIPGSVMIPDFRLVHPNGNEFLLEIIGYWRPEYLRKKFYQVRNSQVDNLILAISERLNLDKAGVNFDNVPAKLVWFKDKLSPKAVLAVLAED